In Anaerobacillus isosaccharinicus, one genomic interval encodes:
- a CDS encoding YjcZ family sporulation protein: protein MYHYGAPQQFQGYPSAHGTGRSFTLIVVLFILLVVVGSAYLK from the coding sequence ATGTATCACTATGGCGCACCACAACAATTCCAAGGTTATCCAAGTGCTCACGGCACTGGTCGTTCGTTTACGTTAATTGTTGTTTTGTTCATCCTACTAGTAGTAGTAGGTTCGGCTTATCTTAAGTAA
- a CDS encoding SAM-dependent methyltransferase, with protein MMTDKQLQEALTVEQFPRSTKYDPKWMIENEMGPNSIWLTEFLVENMDLKPGMKVLDMGCGKAMSSIFLAKEFGVQVWANDLWISATDNLKRIKEAGVEDLVFPIRAEAHALPYANEFFDAIISIDSYHYFGTDDIYLLKFSELLTPNGQIGIVVPGLTKEFEDDIPEKLKPYWDNEWYSFHSPAWWSKLWRRSGVVDIEVADTLSNGWDLWMKWETTAKASGYWGRNGDIDLLTADGGEYFTFTRMVARRKDVLGERLSPLIK; from the coding sequence ATGATGACAGACAAACAGTTGCAGGAAGCATTAACTGTTGAGCAGTTTCCACGCTCAACAAAATATGATCCGAAATGGATGATTGAAAATGAGATGGGGCCAAATTCGATCTGGTTAACAGAATTTTTAGTAGAGAATATGGACCTGAAACCGGGAATGAAAGTACTTGATATGGGCTGTGGTAAAGCGATGAGCTCAATTTTTCTAGCAAAGGAGTTTGGTGTTCAAGTATGGGCGAACGATCTTTGGATTAGTGCTACTGATAATTTGAAACGAATTAAAGAAGCTGGGGTAGAGGATCTTGTCTTCCCTATTCGCGCCGAAGCACATGCGTTGCCATATGCTAATGAGTTTTTTGATGCGATTATTAGTATAGATTCTTATCACTATTTTGGAACAGATGATATTTACCTACTTAAATTCTCAGAGTTATTAACGCCAAATGGCCAAATCGGTATTGTTGTCCCAGGTTTAACGAAGGAATTTGAAGATGATATTCCAGAAAAATTGAAACCATATTGGGACAATGAGTGGTACTCATTTCATTCTCCTGCATGGTGGTCAAAGCTTTGGAGAAGGTCGGGTGTAGTGGATATCGAGGTTGCAGATACGCTATCAAACGGCTGGGATTTATGGATGAAGTGGGAAACAACTGCAAAAGCGTCTGGGTACTGGGGACGAAACGGAGATATTGACTTACTAACTGCTGATGGTGGGGAATATTTTACGTTTACGCGAATGGTCGCCAGAAGGAAAGATGTTTTAGGGGAAAGACTATCACCGCTTATAAAATAA
- a CDS encoding serine hydrolase domain-containing protein yields METRLRNYLSNIKKFTGAVLIAKDDEIIFKEAFGLACDGVQNTTKSNFGIGSVTKSFTALSIMQLVEKNKLKLNDKVIDFFEEIYPDAKITIHHLLNQTSGIPNYLFDKRVQTGDDFTPEQIIDLVLEKPLKFQPGKKWQYSNTNYLLLAQIIETVTNQSFHEYVTEHILLPAGMENSFFDGEKEDNKAQYWESVFHCKPSLLLGAGDLVSNVEDLFLYDQALSSDRLATTESIKKMQSISYDGTLVKYGYGWFIKNNFGRQSISHGGFHPIGYTSHFEKFVEENLTIIVLSNKLQKNSPLGVKYFNSTDLGREIGARAFGKTAFPWQKFN; encoded by the coding sequence ATGGAAACTAGATTACGAAACTATCTATCGAATATTAAAAAATTTACCGGTGCAGTATTGATAGCTAAAGATGACGAGATTATTTTCAAAGAGGCTTTTGGTTTGGCCTGTGACGGTGTCCAAAACACAACAAAAAGCAATTTTGGAATTGGGTCGGTTACAAAATCATTTACGGCATTAAGCATTATGCAACTAGTTGAAAAGAATAAACTGAAATTAAATGATAAGGTCATAGATTTTTTTGAGGAAATTTACCCAGATGCCAAAATAACGATTCATCATCTATTAAATCAAACTTCAGGTATCCCTAATTATCTATTTGATAAACGAGTGCAAACGGGTGATGATTTTACACCTGAACAGATTATTGATCTTGTATTAGAGAAACCGCTTAAGTTCCAACCAGGAAAGAAGTGGCAATATAGCAATACGAACTATCTTCTATTAGCTCAGATTATAGAAACCGTTACGAACCAATCTTTTCATGAATACGTCACGGAACATATTCTATTGCCAGCTGGGATGGAAAATTCATTCTTCGACGGAGAAAAAGAAGATAACAAAGCTCAATATTGGGAGAGTGTCTTTCATTGTAAACCTTCGCTACTACTGGGTGCAGGAGATCTCGTTTCAAATGTTGAAGACTTATTTTTATACGATCAAGCATTGAGTTCTGACCGACTAGCAACGACTGAATCTATTAAAAAAATGCAATCAATCTCTTATGATGGCACACTCGTTAAATATGGCTATGGCTGGTTTATTAAGAATAACTTTGGTCGACAAAGTATCTCCCATGGTGGCTTTCATCCAATTGGTTACACCTCACACTTTGAAAAATTCGTAGAAGAAAACTTAACGATAATTGTCTTATCTAATAAACTCCAAAAAAATTCACCACTAGGAGTTAAATATTTTAATAGTACCGATTTAGGAAGGGAAATAGGAGCAAGGGCCTTTGGGAAAACAGCATTCCCTTGGCAAAAGTTTAATTAA
- a CDS encoding aldo/keto reductase, translating into MKNLQSTVTLHNGVEMPWFGLGVFKVKEGDEAVSSVRSAIEQGYRSIDTAAIYGNEEGVGQAIKESGVPREELFITTKVWNANQGFETTVAAFEESMKKLGLHYLDLYLIHWPVPAKGKYKETWKALEYLYKAGKIRAIGVSNFQVSHLEDLMADCEVVPMVNQVEYHPRLTQKELHEFCKNNKIQLEAWSPLMQGELLEEPTLAEIGKKYGKSVAQVILRWDLQNEVVTIPKSVKPERMKENADIFDFELTTEEMALINSLNEDRRVGPNPDEFNRE; encoded by the coding sequence TTGAAAAATTTACAAAGTACAGTAACATTACATAATGGTGTTGAGATGCCTTGGTTTGGACTTGGTGTTTTTAAAGTGAAAGAAGGGGATGAAGCGGTTAGTTCAGTTAGATCAGCCATTGAGCAAGGCTACAGAAGCATTGATACTGCTGCAATTTATGGAAATGAAGAAGGGGTAGGTCAAGCAATTAAGGAATCAGGCGTACCGCGAGAAGAACTTTTTATTACAACTAAAGTTTGGAATGCAAACCAAGGCTTTGAAACTACAGTAGCAGCCTTTGAAGAAAGCATGAAGAAATTAGGTTTACATTACTTAGATCTATATTTAATTCACTGGCCAGTACCTGCAAAAGGCAAGTACAAAGAAACGTGGAAAGCACTTGAGTATCTTTATAAGGCAGGGAAGATCCGCGCTATTGGTGTAAGTAACTTTCAAGTGTCACACTTAGAAGATCTAATGGCAGATTGTGAAGTTGTACCAATGGTCAATCAAGTCGAGTATCATCCGCGTTTAACGCAAAAAGAGCTGCATGAGTTTTGTAAAAATAACAAAATTCAGCTTGAAGCTTGGTCACCACTTATGCAAGGGGAGTTACTTGAAGAGCCAACCTTAGCTGAGATTGGGAAAAAGTACGGGAAGTCTGTTGCCCAAGTTATTTTACGATGGGACCTTCAAAACGAGGTAGTGACAATTCCGAAGTCAGTGAAACCAGAACGAATGAAAGAAAATGCAGATATTTTTGATTTTGAATTAACTACTGAGGAAATGGCCTTAATTAATAGCCTTAACGAAGACCGCCGCGTTGGACCAAATCCAGATGAGTTTAACCGTGAATAG
- a CDS encoding M20 family metallopeptidase gives MKQTVNEQIEQLRSTFYKISQYIGENPELGHEEWKASKILSEELVNHGFQVNLGTCELPTAFDAVFDSGISGPSVGFMAEYDALPELGHACGHNLIGTMAIAAAIGLSKVIKNSGGKIYVYGTPAEETRGGKVTMAEQGVFDHLDVAMMVHPLYRHEKSGSSLAMDAIQFEFFGKPAHAAASPHEGINALDAVIQTFNGINALRQHITPDARIHGIIPNGGKAANIIPDYAVAQFYVRAQHRNYLNELVEKVKNCAKGAALATGARLETSFYELSYDDLKTNEALSASFTENLIELGIKPEEIHEKGSGGSLDMGNVSHVVPSIHPYIKICDQPYLCHTHEFREAAMSEQGFEGLILAAKCMANTAYDVITNPDLLHKIKLEFEATKR, from the coding sequence ATGAAACAAACAGTCAATGAGCAAATTGAACAATTACGTTCAACCTTTTATAAGATTAGTCAATATATCGGAGAAAATCCTGAATTAGGACATGAAGAATGGAAAGCTTCAAAAATACTTTCTGAAGAGCTTGTAAATCATGGTTTCCAAGTCAACTTAGGTACTTGTGAATTACCAACGGCATTTGATGCTGTTTTCGATAGTGGGATTTCTGGACCTTCTGTTGGTTTTATGGCTGAATATGATGCCCTTCCTGAACTTGGACATGCTTGTGGCCACAATTTAATTGGAACGATGGCAATTGCTGCAGCAATTGGCTTAAGTAAGGTCATTAAAAACTCTGGTGGGAAAATTTATGTGTATGGGACACCTGCAGAAGAAACTCGTGGTGGCAAAGTCACAATGGCTGAACAAGGGGTGTTTGACCATCTTGATGTTGCGATGATGGTTCATCCGCTGTATCGACATGAAAAAAGTGGGTCGTCATTGGCCATGGATGCAATTCAGTTTGAATTTTTCGGAAAACCAGCTCATGCTGCAGCATCTCCTCATGAAGGAATTAATGCATTAGATGCCGTCATTCAAACCTTTAATGGCATTAACGCACTAAGACAACATATTACTCCTGATGCACGGATCCATGGTATCATTCCTAATGGTGGGAAGGCAGCAAATATCATTCCTGATTATGCAGTTGCCCAATTTTACGTCCGAGCTCAGCATCGAAACTACTTAAATGAATTAGTAGAAAAAGTAAAAAACTGTGCCAAAGGAGCAGCACTTGCAACAGGCGCTAGACTTGAAACGTCGTTTTACGAATTATCTTATGATGATTTGAAAACGAATGAAGCACTCTCTGCTTCCTTTACTGAAAATTTAATTGAGTTGGGTATTAAACCTGAAGAAATCCATGAAAAAGGTAGTGGTGGTTCCCTTGATATGGGAAATGTCAGTCATGTCGTACCATCAATCCACCCATACATTAAAATTTGTGATCAACCTTATCTTTGTCACACACATGAATTCCGCGAAGCTGCCATGAGTGAACAAGGCTTTGAGGGGCTTATCCTTGCAGCAAAGTGTATGGCCAACACTGCATACGACGTGATCACCAACCCAGATTTACTCCACAAAATTAAACTTGAGTTTGAAGCAACAAAACGATAA
- a CDS encoding CsxC family protein, whose translation MSDKKDQSNGHKPAPPYFNYKPMKQKNALSPKVGNRPVDPDVIVGKSTVKVPVVLAETVVQLDLNPTIKFPEPVLEIKNIKKNLKITQCRLLLPTNKLFIAGFVRKNIQYATPKYGTKDAVVSSIRSLTIDVPFKAVTDVEYLRKPQFSYGPQSQEFTFFTKSDLPDGFSSKEHLLSADLSQFDQYSGEEFNELPYCELLSSRFIQYDEALDRQMGRVQNQKGETIDAPFEEGTFNSIEEKMVVEIKLKVLQKQQLSVDSKK comes from the coding sequence ATGTCAGATAAAAAAGATCAAAGTAACGGCCATAAGCCAGCACCACCATACTTTAACTATAAACCTATGAAACAAAAAAATGCACTATCACCGAAAGTAGGTAACCGTCCTGTTGATCCAGATGTTATTGTTGGAAAATCTACTGTTAAAGTACCAGTTGTCTTAGCAGAAACAGTTGTTCAACTAGACTTAAATCCAACGATTAAATTTCCAGAACCAGTACTAGAAATTAAGAATATTAAAAAGAACTTAAAAATTACGCAATGTCGTCTATTACTACCAACGAACAAACTATTTATCGCAGGATTTGTCCGTAAAAACATTCAGTATGCGACACCTAAATATGGAACAAAGGATGCGGTCGTTTCTAGTATTCGCTCTTTAACAATTGACGTACCATTTAAAGCAGTTACAGATGTAGAATATCTTCGCAAACCTCAGTTTTCTTATGGGCCACAAAGTCAAGAGTTTACGTTCTTCACGAAATCTGATCTGCCTGATGGCTTCTCTTCAAAAGAGCATTTGTTATCTGCTGATTTATCTCAATTTGACCAATACAGCGGTGAAGAGTTCAATGAACTACCATACTGTGAGTTATTATCTAGCCGATTCATTCAGTATGACGAAGCTCTAGATCGTCAAATGGGTCGAGTTCAAAATCAAAAGGGAGAAACGATTGACGCGCCATTTGAAGAAGGAACATTTAATTCGATTGAAGAAAAAATGGTTGTTGAAATTAAGCTGAAAGTATTGCAGAAGCAACAATTAAGCGTTGACTCTAAAAAATAA
- a CDS encoding nitroreductase family protein, which yields MENSMIEMIKERKSIRTYETKEITDNHLKQIHDYINLDENLVGPLERKARFEVIQIKNNVTDKGIKLGTYGFIKNHQGYIVGIMENTKMSLVEFGYIFEKLILFATKLGIGTCWIGGTFSRNSFAKEINLKDSDFIPCITPIGYAKEKQRLFDKTLRYVTKADNKKSWHELFFKGNFETELTKEEAGDYAIPFEMVRLGPSASNKQPWRIVFCEENNEYHFYLAHTPNYNKLGFDMQLIDIGIAMCHFEFACKETNLDGRWSISDPVLELPNEHTEYIITWGAN from the coding sequence ATGGAAAACTCAATGATTGAAATGATCAAGGAACGGAAATCAATTCGAACGTATGAAACAAAGGAAATCACAGATAACCATCTAAAGCAGATTCATGACTACATAAATTTAGATGAAAATCTAGTTGGTCCTTTAGAAAGAAAAGCAAGATTTGAAGTTATTCAAATTAAAAACAATGTCACAGACAAAGGGATTAAATTAGGTACGTACGGATTTATTAAAAATCATCAAGGCTATATTGTTGGCATAATGGAAAATACGAAAATGAGCTTAGTAGAATTTGGCTATATTTTTGAAAAATTAATCCTATTTGCGACGAAACTTGGAATTGGGACGTGCTGGATTGGTGGAACGTTTAGTCGCAACTCTTTTGCAAAGGAAATAAACTTAAAGGACAGTGACTTTATTCCGTGTATCACACCGATAGGGTATGCGAAGGAAAAACAGCGCTTATTTGATAAAACCCTACGTTATGTGACAAAGGCTGATAATAAGAAGTCGTGGCATGAGTTGTTTTTTAAAGGTAATTTCGAAACGGAACTAACAAAAGAGGAAGCTGGTGATTATGCTATCCCATTTGAAATGGTCAGGTTAGGTCCTTCTGCCTCGAATAAACAGCCTTGGCGAATTGTATTTTGCGAGGAAAATAATGAGTATCATTTTTATTTAGCTCATACACCGAATTATAATAAATTAGGATTCGATATGCAGCTCATCGATATCGGGATTGCGATGTGTCATTTTGAGTTTGCTTGTAAGGAAACAAATTTAGATGGAAGGTGGAGCATTTCAGATCCTGTTCTCGAGCTACCCAATGAACATACGGAGTATATTATTACTTGGGGAGCAAACTAG
- a CDS encoding flavin monoamine oxidase family protein, translating into MLEEMLCLNLHEVSALDVLWCIKSAGTVQNFRNAEAIWIKDGIGVLALKMANVLGSKVLYDHAVTGISYQENCAFIETNNGVGLNAKQVILTVPPNLQTKIHFDPPLPSMRAQLLEHSGMPSVTKIILVYDIPFWRRKGLSGVIQSDTGIVREAVDSSPLDGKRGVLTVLVTGSAARALKVPSEEIPQALVSLLGEEAASPLEVYFENWSEQEWSRGGYGVHFAPGVITNYGAALIEPIDCLHFAGTETATEWRLFMEGALQSGERAAKEVVDYLGRNSK; encoded by the coding sequence TTGTTAGAAGAAATGCTTTGTTTAAATTTACATGAGGTTTCAGCGTTAGATGTTTTGTGGTGTATTAAATCGGCAGGGACAGTTCAAAACTTTCGTAATGCTGAAGCGATTTGGATTAAAGATGGGATTGGAGTCCTTGCCTTAAAAATGGCAAATGTACTTGGTTCGAAAGTTCTGTACGATCATGCGGTAACAGGAATTTCTTATCAAGAAAACTGTGCCTTTATTGAAACGAACAATGGTGTGGGTTTGAATGCAAAGCAGGTTATTCTTACCGTGCCTCCTAATTTACAAACAAAAATCCATTTTGATCCACCTTTACCGTCTATGCGTGCCCAATTACTTGAACATTCTGGTATGCCTTCCGTAACCAAAATCATTCTCGTTTATGATATTCCGTTTTGGAGAAGAAAAGGATTAAGTGGGGTTATTCAATCAGATACAGGTATAGTTAGAGAAGCGGTGGATAGCTCTCCTTTAGACGGAAAAAGAGGAGTTTTAACAGTTCTTGTCACAGGGAGCGCTGCTAGGGCACTAAAAGTACCTAGTGAAGAAATACCACAAGCATTAGTGTCACTTTTAGGAGAGGAAGCAGCGAGTCCCCTTGAAGTTTATTTTGAAAATTGGTCTGAACAAGAATGGAGTAGAGGTGGTTACGGTGTACATTTTGCTCCTGGAGTGATTACAAATTATGGGGCGGCGTTGATTGAGCCAATTGACTGCCTTCACTTTGCAGGGACAGAAACAGCAACAGAATGGCGTTTGTTTATGGAAGGAGCACTTCAATCTGGAGAGCGAGCAGCAAAAGAAGTAGTAGATTATTTGGGACGAAACAGTAAATAA
- a CDS encoding FAD-dependent oxidoreductase — protein MSSYQEVEVVIIGAGFAGLAAAFELKKQNISFVVLEARNRPGGRVYSIKTADGVTIDMGAQWIDKDHHRINKLLSQFKLKTVSTFKKGKDIYNINGKKVISKKPPLSAPGLLDLFQATTKLNKVSKQINLNAPWCSLEAKKYDGQTMEQLLIKTRCIHQGAIGIIDFC, from the coding sequence TTGTCTAGCTATCAAGAAGTTGAGGTTGTAATTATTGGGGCAGGTTTTGCCGGATTAGCTGCAGCTTTTGAATTAAAAAAGCAGAATATTTCCTTTGTTGTTTTAGAAGCAAGAAACCGTCCAGGCGGGAGAGTTTATAGTATTAAAACAGCTGATGGTGTTACGATTGATATGGGGGCTCAGTGGATTGATAAGGATCATCATCGGATAAACAAATTACTTTCACAGTTTAAGTTAAAAACTGTTTCAACCTTTAAAAAAGGAAAGGATATCTACAACATTAACGGTAAAAAAGTAATCAGCAAAAAGCCGCCTCTTTCAGCGCCTGGGCTTCTTGATTTATTTCAGGCGACGACAAAATTAAATAAGGTTAGCAAACAAATTAATCTAAATGCACCTTGGTGTAGCTTAGAAGCTAAGAAATATGATGGGCAGACAATGGAGCAATTACTTATAAAGACACGATGTATACATCAAGGGGCTATAGGTATTATAGATTTTTGTTAG
- a CDS encoding YwbE family protein, with protein MNGQIRSNIQPGTEVEIVLKQDQRTGKTTRGVVKDILTKSANHPHGIKVRLLDGQVGRVKTIISQ; from the coding sequence ATGAACGGGCAAATACGGAGTAACATCCAACCTGGAACTGAAGTTGAGATTGTCTTGAAGCAAGACCAGCGAACAGGAAAAACAACACGTGGGGTTGTTAAGGATATTCTAACAAAATCAGCAAATCATCCACATGGAATTAAAGTTCGTCTTTTAGATGGTCAAGTTGGTAGGGTAAAGACAATAATTAGTCAGTAA
- a CDS encoding DDE-type integrase/transposase/recombinase, whose translation MLPQIITYLLTFINYQEQVIRTLLTLLIGKSMFDKPTEAPVNKPYRKLQVDDLPIIEVPQKLDFRLLLSEHLETKGKPLKPVQRRSKSTPVPLSMKCPTCGAPADYLYANNGAKGQYQCKVCSCLFSEKNRYLKEAILKCPHCSKTLEKVKERKDFHVYKCKNDACSYYQQKRNAMTQKEKNRFKEDPQAFKLRYIYRQFHIDFQPLAKHSPKRPRVDLSRIYVSPHTLGLILTYHVNYGLSARKTAALMKDVHGVSISHQSILNYENSVALWLKPYIDHYPYELSDQFCGDETYIRVNGRWHYLFFFFDAVKKVILSYPVSPNRDTATAIKAIDEVLLKLRKIPENLTFVVDGNPIYLLAQHFFAQHQIPFEVIQVIGLTNEDEVSKEYRPLKQIIERLNRTFKGNYRSTHGFGSEHGSVSFVTLFVAYFNFLRPHSALEGKVPVTLPELDKLPNMPARWTTLIGLAQDWISKQTA comes from the coding sequence TTGTTACCTCAAATTATAACCTATTTACTTACTTTTATAAACTACCAAGAACAAGTCATTCGAACATTGCTTACCCTACTAATCGGGAAAAGCATGTTTGATAAACCGACTGAAGCTCCAGTTAATAAACCTTATCGCAAGCTTCAAGTTGATGATCTACCGATCATTGAAGTTCCCCAAAAACTAGATTTTAGACTTTTATTATCTGAACACCTGGAGACTAAGGGGAAGCCTCTCAAACCAGTACAAAGACGATCGAAGTCAACACCCGTTCCTTTATCAATGAAATGTCCTACGTGTGGTGCTCCAGCAGATTACTTGTATGCGAACAATGGAGCGAAAGGACAATATCAATGTAAGGTGTGTTCGTGCCTTTTCAGTGAGAAAAACCGTTATCTCAAGGAAGCAATCCTGAAATGCCCTCACTGTTCAAAAACACTCGAAAAAGTGAAGGAAAGAAAAGACTTCCATGTGTACAAGTGTAAAAACGACGCTTGTTCTTATTACCAACAGAAACGTAATGCGATGACTCAAAAAGAGAAAAATCGGTTCAAAGAAGATCCTCAAGCCTTTAAACTTCGCTATATTTACCGCCAGTTTCACATTGATTTTCAACCATTAGCGAAGCATTCACCAAAGAGACCGAGAGTTGATCTATCAAGAATTTATGTGTCTCCACATACGCTTGGACTGATTTTGACTTATCACGTCAATTATGGACTTTCAGCCCGTAAAACAGCAGCGTTGATGAAAGATGTACATGGTGTATCAATTTCTCATCAAAGCATTTTAAATTACGAAAATAGTGTGGCATTGTGGTTGAAACCTTATATTGATCACTATCCTTACGAGCTTTCAGATCAATTCTGTGGTGACGAAACATACATCCGCGTAAATGGCCGTTGGCATTACCTGTTTTTCTTTTTTGATGCCGTGAAGAAAGTCATTCTCTCTTATCCTGTGTCACCCAATCGAGATACAGCTACGGCTATTAAAGCGATAGACGAAGTGTTGTTAAAGCTTAGGAAAATCCCAGAAAACCTAACTTTCGTTGTCGATGGCAATCCCATTTACTTATTAGCACAACACTTTTTTGCCCAGCATCAAATCCCGTTTGAGGTGATTCAGGTAATTGGCTTAACCAACGAAGACGAGGTATCAAAGGAATATCGACCTCTCAAACAAATTATCGAGCGGCTAAATCGTACCTTTAAAGGAAACTATCGATCCACTCATGGTTTCGGGTCAGAACATGGTTCTGTTTCTTTTGTGACCTTGTTCGTTGCTTACTTTAACTTTCTAAGACCACATTCAGCTTTAGAAGGGAAAGTACCAGTAACGCTTCCTGAGCTAGATAAGCTTCCAAACATGCCTGCTAGATGGACAACTCTTATTGGTCTTGCCCAGGATTGGATAAGTAAGCAAACTGCCTAA
- a CDS encoding uroporphyrinogen-III synthase — MGLSGKKVVLAASRKLDEMSVLVEKQGGIPVIRSLQGTVFLAEKEVEPSLRKLVTEGTDVVIFTTGIGLETIIDITEKIRMKEQFLNVIRNTDVASRGYKTNSALKKIGIQPFVVDEDGTTDGLISALHGYEFKGKKVAVQLHGDPAPRLIKFLEDRGATVLKILPYQHIAPNQETVELLCKEISSGEVDAVCFTTAIQVRSLLNYAREHHYLEKVSTAFKEHVLAVAVGKVTAEALREEKILNYIAPELERMGAMIVELAKH; from the coding sequence GTGGGACTATCAGGTAAAAAAGTGGTTTTGGCAGCTTCAAGAAAGCTGGATGAAATGAGTGTATTAGTAGAAAAACAAGGTGGAATTCCAGTTATCCGTTCTTTACAAGGAACTGTTTTTTTAGCAGAAAAAGAAGTGGAGCCTTCACTTCGAAAGTTAGTCACAGAAGGAACTGATGTCGTCATTTTTACGACTGGAATTGGTTTAGAAACTATAATAGATATTACTGAGAAAATTAGAATGAAAGAACAATTTTTGAATGTGATAAGAAATACAGACGTAGCATCAAGGGGATATAAAACAAATAGTGCTTTAAAAAAAATTGGCATTCAACCATTTGTTGTTGATGAAGATGGGACAACCGACGGGTTAATTTCTGCATTACATGGTTATGAGTTTAAAGGAAAAAAAGTCGCTGTGCAGCTTCATGGAGATCCAGCACCACGCTTAATTAAGTTCCTTGAAGATCGAGGGGCAACAGTTTTGAAAATTCTTCCCTATCAGCATATTGCCCCGAATCAAGAAACGGTTGAGTTGCTTTGTAAAGAAATTAGCAGCGGGGAAGTTGATGCGGTTTGTTTTACAACAGCCATTCAAGTTCGATCGCTATTAAATTATGCAAGAGAACATCATTATTTGGAGAAAGTAAGCACCGCTTTTAAAGAGCATGTATTAGCAGTAGCAGTTGGGAAAGTTACGGCTGAAGCATTGCGTGAAGAGAAGATTTTAAATTATATTGCACCTGAACTTGAACGAATGGGAGCAATGATTGTTGAGTTAGCAAAACATTAG